The following proteins are encoded in a genomic region of Poecilia reticulata strain Guanapo linkage group LG11, Guppy_female_1.0+MT, whole genome shotgun sequence:
- the LOC108166736 gene encoding sodium-dependent dopamine transporter-like produces MPAFFFASDFNIQRQLDGAVRNESFLSRGENGHFGADGATAALQPGIASMVVSFLVSLFYNTIIAWVLWYFFNSFQNPLPWSQCPLNANQTELMYLLHGEFHGPSTALLHTELSRAYSHYHWNESEGNKNQHNFL; encoded by the exons ATGCcggcttttttctttgcttcggATTTCAATATTCAGCGGCAGCTCGATGGAGCCGTGAGGAATGAGTCGTTTTTGTCACGTGGAGAGAATGGCCACTTCGGAGCCGACGGAGCGACTGCTGCTCTCCAGCCAG GCATTGCCTCCATGGTGGTGTCTTTCCTGGTCTCCTTGTTCTACAACACCATCATAGCCTGGGTGCTCTGGTACTTCTTTAACTCTTTTCAAAACCCGCTGCCGTGGAGCCAGTGTCCTTTGAATGCTAACCAAACag AGTTAATGTACCTGCTGCACGGTGAGTTCCATGGGCCATCCACAGCTCTTCTCCACACTGAGCTTTCCAGAGCTTATAGTCATTATCATTGGAATGAgtctgaaggaaacaaaaatcagcacaattttttgtaa